In the genome of Pseudoliparis swirei isolate HS2019 ecotype Mariana Trench chromosome 3, NWPU_hadal_v1, whole genome shotgun sequence, one region contains:
- the acat1 gene encoding acetyl-CoA acetyltransferase, mitochondrial: MSSSGLLTLRTQFCKRLAHRYLARTYTSRPSLNEVVIVSAARTPMGSFRGSLAAVPATRLGSIAIKGAIDQAGIAPEEVKEVYMGNVLQAGEGQAPTRQALLGAGLTLGTPATTINKVCASGMKSIMLAAQSLMCGHQDVMVAGGMESMSNVPYVMTRDTPAYGGVMVEDLIVKDGLTDVYNKFHMGNCAENTAKNSSITREEQDAYAIGSYSRSKEAFMSGVLAKEIVPVSIPQRGKPDVVVSEDEEWRRVDFSKVPKLRAVFQKENGTVTAANASTLNDGAAALVLMTADAAQRLNVTPLARIVSFADAAVAPIDFPIAPAFAIPKVLAAAGLKKEDITMWEINEAFSVVVLANIKMLGIDPAKVNVNGGAVSLGHPIGMSGARIVGHMAHNLKSGQYGLASICNGGGGASCILIQKL; the protein is encoded by the exons ATGTCATCCAGTGGACTTTTAACCTTGCGCACGCAATTTTGCAAACGCCTG GCTCACAGGTACCTGGCAAGGACCTACACGTCTCGCCCGTCGCTCAAT GAGGTCGTCATCGTCAGTGCGGCGCGCACTCCAATGGGCTCGTTCAGAGGCAGCCTGGCGGCGGTGCCAGCCACCAGGCTGGGCTCCATTGCCATCAAGGGAGCCATAGACCAAGCAG GAATCGCtccagaggaggtgaaggaagtcTACATGGGCAACGTGCTTCAGGCAGGAGAAGGGCAGGCGCCCACAAGACAAGCCTTGCTCGGAGCAG GCTTGACTCTTGGCACTCCAGCAACCACCATCAACAAAGTCTGTGCCTCCGGGATGAAGTCCATCATGCTGGCAGCCCAGAGTCTAATGTGTGGACACCAG GACGTGATGGTGGCAGGAGGCATGGAGAGCATGTCCAACGTACCTTACGTGATGACCAGAGATACCCCGGCCTACGGAGGTGTAATGGTGGAAGACCTCATTGTCAAGGATGGACTCACTGACGTCTATAACAAATTCCACATG GGCAACTGTGCAGAGAACACAGCCAAGAACAGCAGCATCACCAGGGAGGAGCAGGACGCCTACGCCATCGGCTCGTACAGCCGCAGCAAAGAGGCGTTCATGTCCGGCGTGCTGGCCAAGGAGATCGTGCCGGTCAGCATTCCCCAGAGAG GCAAACCTGATGTGGTCGTGTCCGAGGATGAAGAGTGGAGGCGGGTCGACTTCAGCAAAGTTCCCAAACTGAGGGCTGTGTTCCAGAAAGAGAATG GCACCGTGACGGCGGCAAACGCCAGCACGCTGAACGACGGAGCAGCCGCGCTCGTTTTAATGACGGCCGATGCTGCACAGAGACTCAACGTCACGCCACTGGCAAGGATTGTCT CTTTTGCTGATGCTGCTGTTGCACCCATTGATTTCCCCATTGCTCCTGCATTCGCTATCCCAAAG gtcctGGCTGCAGCAGGGTTGAAGAAGGAGGATATCACCATGTGGGAGATCAATGAAGCCTTCAGCGTGGTCGTGCTGGCCAACATCAAGATGTTGGGCATCGACCCCGCGAAAGTCAATGTGAACGGTGGAGCCGTGTCACTGGGACACCCCATCGG GATGTCTGGGGCGAGAATTGTGGGTCACATGGCGCACAACCTCAAGTCGGGCCAGTACGGACTGGCGAGCATCTGcaatggaggaggtggagcgtcGTGTATTCTGATCCAGAAATTGTAG